A stretch of Cylindrospermopsis curvispora GIHE-G1 DNA encodes these proteins:
- a CDS encoding transposase, translated as MSRKPRKLEAGYCYHITIRCNNREFRLTKLECRQVLIYAIKKAIDKYNFRMYGLCLMSNHIHYLIEPLQPSDLPKIMHWLNWYTALCFNQMLNRTGHFWEKRYHSTGFAMSDKKRALNTLRYIHGNPKAAGIQQGMFYDFSNYGVHERLGSDGVTTWHPAFLALGKTLDECASIYKGFCQKYRPQPKKVEKNRWGSKLLAGMKPNQKKKGTSPGQLKLFWDELDITNKEIIKAATIFVKANCYTPNPKNK; from the coding sequence ATGAGTCGAAAACCAAGAAAATTAGAAGCAGGATACTGCTATCACATTACAATCAGATGTAACAATCGGGAATTTAGACTAACTAAATTAGAATGTCGTCAGGTCTTGATTTATGCAATAAAAAAAGCAATTGACAAGTATAATTTTAGAATGTATGGGTTATGTCTAATGAGTAATCACATACATTATTTAATAGAACCATTACAGCCCTCAGATCTGCCTAAAATTATGCACTGGTTAAATTGGTATACAGCACTGTGCTTTAATCAGATGCTGAATAGAACAGGGCATTTTTGGGAAAAAAGGTATCACAGCACGGGGTTTGCCATGTCAGATAAGAAAAGGGCATTAAACACCCTCAGATATATACACGGCAATCCTAAAGCAGCAGGAATACAACAGGGAATGTTTTATGATTTTAGTAACTATGGAGTACATGAGAGGTTAGGTAGTGATGGGGTAACAACATGGCATCCAGCCTTTTTAGCGTTAGGAAAAACTTTAGATGAGTGTGCAAGCATTTATAAAGGATTTTGTCAAAAATATCGTCCTCAACCGAAAAAGGTGGAAAAAAACCGCTGGGGGAGTAAACTTTTGGCGGGGATGAAACCAAATCAAAAAAAGAAGGGAACATCACCGGGACAACTAAAGCTCTTTTGGGATGAGTTAGACATAACTAATAAGGAAATAATAAAGGCAGCAACAATATTTGTCAAGGCAAATTGTTATACACCTAATCCTAAAAATAAATAG